The DNA region ATCCGGTGTGCATCACTGGCAATGCCGTCGAGTCTAAGCGAGGCCACGGTAATGTCCATCGTATCCAGCTTCGTCTCGGCTGCCTGCAGCTTGTCCATCGGCAGAAGCTCAGTCATCACATGCACCCTGTGCACCTGGCTCAGGTTCAGGTTCAGGAATGCGCCGATCTCTTCCGATACGACGGCATGGCATCCGCTTTCGATCACGTGAATATCTCCGAGCTTCGATCGCTTGATGCCGAGGCCGAGAATCGAGCCCATATAATCCCCGTGCTCGAGCTCCAGAAGCTTCTGGTCTCCCGACGTGATGCTGAGCACCTTGATTTTGAAGTCTTCGCCTTCAAGATCGCGGTAATCGGGCGCGATGATGGCGCGTACCCGCTCGGCATCCGCGTAGCCGCCTTCAAAAGCGGCGT from Paenibacillus ihbetae includes:
- a CDS encoding RNA-binding protein, which translates into the protein MKPDIYEHFHQDEREFVDRAWEWVVNAGQYHEVKLTDFLDPRQRFILETLVNRHPDVHAAFEGGYADAERVRAIIAPDYRDLEGEDFKIKVLSITSGDQKLLELEHGDYMGSILGLGIKRSKLGDIHVIESGCHAVVSEEIGAFLNLNLSQVHRVHVMTELLPMDKLQAAETKLDTMDITVASLRLDGIASDAHRISRTKIVVPIKAGRCRVNWKVEEDPSTNLKEGDVVSIQGMGRFAVLEIGGLTKKGRYRVKVGKYV